One genomic segment of Oncorhynchus nerka isolate Pitt River linkage group LG16, Oner_Uvic_2.0, whole genome shotgun sequence includes these proteins:
- the LOC115144016 gene encoding Golgi to ER traffic protein 4 homolog, which translates to MMSEQEALKCSSARNRGGTQRVEGKLRASVEKGDYYEAHQMYRTLFFRYMSQAKHADARELMYNGAQLFFSYNQLNSAADLSMLVLESLEKSEATVEDEDLEHLAKLFSLMDPNSPERVAFVSRALKWSTGGSGKLGSPKLHQLLAVTLWKEQNYSESRYHFLHSSDGEGCAQMLVEYSAQRGFRSEVDMFVAQAVLQFLCLKNKNSASVVFSTYTQKHPSIEKGPPFVQPLLNFIWFLLLAVDGGKLTVFTVLCEQYQPSLKRDPMYNEYLDRIGQLFFGVPPKQSSSYGGLLGNLLNSLMGSDEEGEEAQEDGSPIELD; encoded by the exons ATGATGTCGGAGCAGGAGGCTCTGAAGTGCTCCAGCGCAAGAAACCGTGGAGGAACGCAGCGGGTTGAAGGGAAACTGCGAGCGAGTGTAGAAAAGGGAGATTACTATGAGGCTCACCAGATGTACAGAACCTTGTTTTTTAG GTATATGTCACAGGCAAAGCATGCAGATGCCAGGGAGTTGATGTACAATGGCGCCCAACTCTTCTTCAGTTACAACCAG CTCAACAGTGCTGCAGACCTGTCAATGTTGGTGCTGGAGTCTTTGGAGAAATCAGAGGCAACAGTAGAGGACGAAGACTTAG AGCACCTGGCTAAGCTGTTCAGTTTGATGGACCCTAACTCCCCAGAGAGAGTAGCATTTGTGTCCCGCGCACTCAAGTGGTCCACAGGCGGCTCGGGGAAGCTGGGCTCCCCCAAACTGCATCAGCTCCTGGCAGTCACCTTGTGGAAAG AGCAAAACTACAGTGAGTCTCGCTACCACTTCTTGCACTCCTCTGATGGAGAGGGCTGTGCCCAGATGCTGGTGGAGTACTCAGCGCAGCGGGGCTTTCGCAGCGAGGTGGACATGTTTGTGGCGCAGGCCGTCCTACA GTTCCTCTGTCTAAAGAACAAAAACAGTGCATCTGTGGTGTTCAGCACATATACTCAGAAACACCCCTCAATAGAGAAGGGCCCTCCCTTTGTTCAGCCCTTGCTCAACTTCATCTGGTTTCTCTTGCTGGCAGTGGATGG AGGGAAATTAACAGTGTTCACAGTGCTATGTGAACAGTATCAGCCTTCCCTGAAGAGGGACCCTATGTATAATGAG TATCTCGACAGGATAGGTCAGCTTTTCTTCGGGGTGCCACCCAAACAGTCCTCATCATATGGTGGATTGCTCG GAAACCTGTTGAACAGCCTGATGGGttcagatgaggagggagaggaagcacAGGAGGACGGCAGCCCCATTGAGCTGGACTGA